A section of the Mesobacillus jeotgali genome encodes:
- a CDS encoding GNAT family N-acetyltransferase, translating to MEIKILTEDHFLQSMKLSMYAFQYKVPESDIPKRLETLKKQRLLGIFEGNELASKLHILSLKVMLGETEWKMGGIAGVATYPEFRRKGHVNALMKKALEEMNQEGDLVSFLHPFQIDFYRRFGWEVVSDNRKVIVEKIDLYPTESQTGRVKRHTEEGHTTDMEKVYAQYASLHSGMLVRNPEWWKSNIYGSQTAAVYYDSNNQAAGYLLYEVKDNILKVEEYVSLTHEARKGLWNFICQHDSMVDRVEVNLSVHDPFPYFLKQPKLKTEISPYFMGRVVNAERALSSYPFETRDISRDIFLHLEDSSAPWNTGAYLIGSDGIKFYPVKEGGSCITAPKRGLHLSINSLTAILFGYKRPKELFEIGLIKGVIDEVEQLEKMVPEFKPFFYDFF from the coding sequence ATGGAGATTAAAATTTTAACTGAAGACCATTTTTTACAGTCAATGAAATTATCAATGTATGCCTTTCAATATAAAGTGCCGGAAAGTGATATTCCTAAAAGACTGGAAACACTGAAGAAACAGCGTTTGCTTGGGATATTTGAAGGAAATGAACTCGCATCAAAGCTGCACATTCTTTCTTTAAAAGTGATGCTGGGTGAAACTGAATGGAAAATGGGCGGAATCGCCGGTGTTGCTACTTATCCTGAATTTCGTCGCAAAGGCCATGTGAATGCCTTGATGAAAAAAGCATTAGAGGAAATGAATCAAGAGGGGGATCTCGTTTCTTTCCTTCATCCTTTCCAGATTGATTTTTACAGGCGCTTTGGCTGGGAGGTTGTTTCGGACAACAGGAAGGTAATCGTCGAAAAAATAGATTTATATCCAACGGAAAGTCAAACTGGAAGGGTAAAGCGTCATACTGAAGAAGGCCATACCACTGATATGGAGAAGGTATATGCACAATATGCCAGCTTACACAGCGGAATGCTGGTGAGAAATCCAGAATGGTGGAAGTCTAATATTTACGGTTCCCAAACAGCAGCGGTTTATTATGATTCAAATAATCAAGCAGCTGGATATCTATTATACGAGGTAAAGGATAATATACTTAAGGTCGAGGAATATGTTTCATTAACCCATGAGGCAAGAAAAGGACTATGGAACTTTATCTGCCAGCACGATTCGATGGTAGATAGAGTTGAAGTGAATTTATCCGTACATGACCCTTTTCCGTATTTTTTAAAACAACCTAAGCTTAAGACGGAAATTTCCCCGTATTTTATGGGGAGGGTAGTAAATGCAGAAAGAGCCTTATCCAGTTATCCATTCGAAACCAGAGATATCAGCAGGGATATTTTTCTCCACCTTGAAGACAGCTCGGCTCCATGGAATACAGGGGCATATTTGATCGGCAGTGATGGAATAAAGTTTTATCCTGTGAAAGAAGGCGGTTCATGTATTACAGCTCCAAAACGGGGATTGCATTTGTCGATTAATTCCTTAACGGCGATACTGTTCGGTTACAAACGGCCTAAGGAGCTGTTTGAAATTGGTTTGATAAAAGGGGTTATAGATGAAGTTGAACAACTTGAGAAAATGGTTCCTGAATTCAAGCCATTCTTTTATGATTTCTTTTGA
- the ytvI gene encoding sporulation integral membrane protein YtvI has protein sequence MSGIFTKRTIIFALITFLVAAILFIIIPVSIPLIAALITALFLEPAVVYFQKRFRSGRRLAVLAIFLLFVLLIVIAGFFLTTTAVTEAIDLIDNTPTYINEITNAWYKAENSFVEAANDLPKEVVTEISNRAEDFLNNLKNDMIAFINIDNLKALLTYIPNFLISFLVYLIALFLFLLELPSLRQSVDRHMTERTADKVHFMTSRLSYVVFGFLKAQFLVSVIIFIVALIGLLFITPEYAIVMSAIIWLIDFIPLIGSIIILAPWSIFHLITGNIALGTQLAVLAVILLIIRRTVEPKVMGSHIGLSPLSTLIAMYLGLKIFGFLGFIIGPLLLIGFNSAKEAGIIKLKFKI, from the coding sequence TTGTCCGGTATTTTCACGAAACGAACGATCATATTTGCATTAATTACTTTCTTAGTGGCAGCAATTCTTTTTATTATCATTCCGGTTTCTATTCCGTTGATTGCCGCTTTGATCACTGCTCTTTTCCTGGAGCCTGCTGTGGTTTACTTTCAGAAAAGATTCCGGAGCGGACGCCGTCTGGCTGTTCTGGCGATATTCCTCCTTTTTGTCTTGCTTATTGTAATTGCAGGCTTTTTCCTCACTACAACTGCGGTCACCGAAGCAATTGATTTGATTGATAATACTCCAACCTACATTAATGAAATTACAAACGCCTGGTACAAGGCCGAAAATAGTTTTGTAGAAGCAGCGAACGACCTTCCAAAAGAGGTAGTCACTGAAATCAGCAACCGGGCCGAGGATTTTTTGAATAACCTCAAGAATGACATGATTGCTTTTATCAATATAGATAATTTAAAAGCATTGTTAACATATATTCCGAATTTCCTGATCAGCTTTCTTGTCTATTTGATTGCCTTATTTCTATTCTTGCTGGAGCTGCCTTCTTTAAGGCAAAGTGTCGATCGTCATATGACCGAAAGAACAGCAGACAAAGTGCACTTTATGACTTCTCGCCTTTCATACGTCGTTTTCGGTTTTCTTAAAGCGCAATTTTTAGTAAGTGTCATTATATTTATCGTTGCTCTCATCGGATTGCTCTTCATTACTCCGGAGTACGCGATTGTCATGTCAGCAATCATCTGGCTGATTGATTTCATTCCGCTGATTGGCTCAATCATTATCCTTGCACCCTGGTCCATATTCCATTTGATAACAGGAAATATCGCGCTTGGAACCCAGCTTGCTGTACTGGCGGTTATCCTGCTGATTATCAGGCGTACAGTCGAGCCTAAAGTAATGGGCAGCCATATTGGTCTTTCTCCGCTATCAACACTAATTGCCATGTATCTTGGCCTGAAAATCTTTGGTTTCTTGGGTTTTATCATCGGGCCGCTTCTATTGATCGGGTTCAATTCAGCGAAAGAAGCGGGCATCATTAAATTGAAGTTCAAAATTTAA
- a CDS encoding YugN family protein: MKFENTGIENLKADLNRLDEVMLEHGLVREGQWDYERVTYDKKLVVKEGTYYLRVQGHVHEGDVGSHKAIIQLMTPLLGKHYYPHGVEYGEGEHFPKSLVSQCEKLLNEVKAEVETFAI; encoded by the coding sequence ATGAAATTCGAAAATACAGGTATCGAAAACCTGAAGGCGGATTTGAATCGTCTTGATGAGGTTATGCTTGAGCATGGTCTTGTACGTGAAGGACAGTGGGACTATGAGCGAGTGACTTATGACAAGAAGCTAGTTGTCAAGGAAGGTACATATTATCTGCGTGTCCAAGGTCATGTCCACGAGGGTGATGTTGGCTCACACAAAGCAATCATTCAGTTGATGACCCCTCTGCTGGGCAAACATTATTATCCGCATGGCGTCGAATACGGTGAGGGTGAACACTTCCCAAAATCACTTGTTAGCCAATGTGAAAAACTTTTGAATGAAGTGAAAGCTGAAGTAGAGACATTCGCAATCTAA
- a CDS encoding CBS domain-containing protein: MRKIRDIMTSDVETCTLLDNVFEVAVKMKELNVGAIPIVDQDKLVGMITDRDIVIRGIAEKHPPSSKVESVMSDHLVTASPDMTTKEATSLMAEHQIRRLPVVEGEKLVGIVALGDFAVNEMTDEQAQHALSQISESQNPMQ, from the coding sequence GTGCGCAAAATCCGTGATATTATGACAAGCGATGTAGAGACATGCACCTTGCTGGATAATGTTTTCGAAGTAGCGGTGAAAATGAAGGAACTGAATGTTGGGGCCATTCCCATCGTTGACCAAGATAAACTTGTAGGCATGATCACCGATCGGGACATTGTCATTAGAGGGATAGCCGAAAAACATCCGCCATCGTCTAAAGTTGAAAGTGTAATGAGTGACCATCTGGTTACAGCATCGCCAGACATGACCACCAAAGAGGCAACAAGCCTTATGGCGGAACATCAAATCAGAAGGCTGCCAGTAGTAGAAGGAGAAAAATTGGTAGGAATCGTGGCGCTGGGTGACTTTGCTGTCAATGAAATGACAGATGAGCAGGCTCAGCACGCTCTGTCACAAATCTCAGAGTCACAGAACCCTATGCAATAA
- a CDS encoding CAP domain-containing protein has product MGYNKENNDALVIEQKSIPKVDESLEDDIEEQNLSEGIDQPQQGVASLLGKDIDSLKGLLGNPSRVDLSAYGFHWWIFNNQPDQYIQAGVLNGKVVTAYGIGPAVDVQPFKIGQHIEEIFSMNVIEPEVTFEHNGSSYKFELSEQDMNTRPVIKMGEYFVQLYIDKFTSSVSSIRYMDKETIIKQRPYEMVYRGTLVEPPVLSEGDWVRIEAGIEKQILDITNAIRIRHELQLLEWDEKTSEVAYAHSKDMAVEDYFSHESEKYGDLSKRLKSADILYEVAGENIAANYTDAPAVVEGWLNSESHREALLNEEFSHLGVGVYQKHYTQNFLKMWKQQ; this is encoded by the coding sequence TTGGGCTATAACAAAGAAAATAATGATGCTTTGGTAATAGAACAGAAGTCGATTCCGAAAGTGGATGAATCTCTTGAAGATGATATCGAAGAACAAAATCTTAGTGAAGGCATTGACCAGCCACAACAGGGTGTAGCCTCCCTTTTGGGAAAGGATATAGATTCATTGAAGGGGCTTTTAGGAAATCCATCCAGGGTTGACCTTTCTGCTTACGGGTTTCATTGGTGGATTTTCAACAATCAACCTGACCAATATATCCAGGCGGGTGTCCTGAATGGCAAGGTTGTGACCGCTTATGGTATTGGGCCTGCGGTAGATGTACAACCATTTAAAATTGGTCAGCACATCGAAGAAATATTTTCCATGAATGTCATTGAGCCTGAAGTGACATTCGAACATAATGGAAGCTCCTACAAGTTCGAGCTTTCAGAACAGGATATGAACACGCGGCCGGTCATTAAGATGGGCGAATATTTTGTGCAGCTTTATATTGATAAATTCACGAGTTCCGTTTCGAGCATCCGGTATATGGACAAGGAAACAATTATCAAACAGCGGCCGTATGAAATGGTTTACAGAGGTACGCTGGTCGAACCTCCTGTATTAAGTGAAGGAGATTGGGTCAGGATTGAAGCAGGGATCGAGAAACAAATCCTTGATATTACGAATGCGATTAGAATAAGACATGAACTGCAACTTTTGGAGTGGGACGAAAAAACATCTGAAGTAGCCTATGCTCACAGTAAGGATATGGCAGTTGAAGATTATTTTTCCCATGAATCGGAAAAATACGGTGATCTTTCAAAGAGATTAAAATCAGCGGATATACTGTATGAAGTGGCAGGGGAAAACATAGCTGCCAACTATACGGATGCACCAGCAGTGGTAGAAGGCTGGCTGAATAGTGAATCTCACCGTGAGGCGCTGTTGAACGAAGAATTCTCTCATCTTGGAGTCGGAGTGTATCAGAAGCACTATACCCAGAACTTTTTAAAAATGTGGAAGCAGCAGTAA
- a CDS encoding PaaI family thioesterase codes for MEKELHQLLDECISLSGEPELEALRTVLAGVKNKLNGRNSTYIDGLLHMDRKLDDQTCEINIPITSVLDNTLGIVHGGFTATILDTAMGTLANRLLPEGYAAVTSQLNIHFLAPGIGENLHCKATLIHKGRSTVVLEADVVRSDGKRIAHSSGSFFVIEKQHK; via the coding sequence GTGGAAAAAGAATTGCATCAGCTATTGGACGAATGTATCTCGCTATCAGGGGAACCGGAATTAGAAGCACTCAGAACTGTTTTGGCCGGGGTTAAAAATAAACTTAACGGCAGGAATAGTACGTATATCGACGGCCTTCTGCATATGGACAGAAAACTGGACGACCAAACATGTGAAATTAATATTCCCATAACAAGTGTATTGGACAATACACTTGGAATCGTTCATGGCGGATTTACCGCCACAATATTGGATACGGCTATGGGGACACTTGCGAACAGGCTGTTGCCAGAAGGATACGCTGCTGTCACGTCACAGCTTAACATCCATTTCCTTGCCCCTGGAATCGGCGAAAATCTTCATTGTAAAGCCACACTGATCCACAAAGGAAGAAGCACTGTAGTTCTGGAGGCCGATGTGGTCAGGTCAGATGGCAAAAGAATAGCCCATTCTTCTGGAAGTTTTTTTGTTATTGAAAAGCAGCATAAATAA
- a CDS encoding YlbD family protein has product MAKKKLHPSVEKFKEFVKAHPELAQEVRKGNTTWQEMFEDWYLLGEDDPRWNTKADNKKSKKNDEKEQKTDWLGTIMGAVKKMDPDQVQGQIQNISQALGAIQGVLSQFQGKSGGTPGPSNTGPSHPFSFRKD; this is encoded by the coding sequence ATGGCCAAGAAGAAACTTCATCCCTCTGTTGAAAAGTTCAAGGAATTTGTAAAAGCACACCCGGAACTCGCGCAGGAAGTTCGAAAGGGAAACACGACCTGGCAGGAGATGTTTGAGGATTGGTACTTGCTCGGTGAGGATGATCCAAGATGGAATACCAAAGCAGACAATAAAAAAAGCAAAAAAAATGATGAGAAGGAACAGAAAACGGATTGGCTGGGGACGATCATGGGCGCAGTAAAAAAAATGGATCCTGACCAGGTACAAGGCCAGATTCAAAATATAAGCCAGGCACTTGGGGCGATTCAGGGAGTGCTTTCCCAGTTCCAGGGGAAATCAGGCGGAACACCGGGGCCAAGCAACACAGGGCCTTCACACCCTTTTTCCTTCAGGAAAGATTAA
- a CDS encoding YlbE-like family protein — translation MRRDIMEQLRSNKELIEFVRAQPHWYRKLSRDPRDLHSAQIAALHHFEKTIPHKVQKFSNNVQMASMMMHMFSSMNSQS, via the coding sequence ATGCGAAGAGATATCATGGAGCAATTGCGATCGAATAAGGAATTGATTGAGTTCGTCCGAGCCCAGCCTCACTGGTACAGGAAGCTGAGCCGTGATCCAAGGGATCTTCATTCCGCCCAAATTGCAGCGCTGCATCATTTCGAAAAAACCATTCCGCACAAGGTTCAGAAGTTTTCAAACAACGTCCAGATGGCCTCAATGATGATGCATATGTTCTCAAGCATGAATTCCCAATCATGA
- a CDS encoding YlbF family regulator, whose product MRFGGEPALLAVTSERVLLLEEAEQLVSMILQSDIAEYYRECLYNVKNNAETQRKVREFVDMKERYEEVQRFGKYHPDYKEIMGKIRIVKRELDMDESIAEFKKAENDLQSLLDEVSVIIGRSVSDSVKVPTGNPFFESSCGGGCGSGGSCGCSA is encoded by the coding sequence ATGAGGTTCGGAGGTGAGCCAGCATTGCTTGCTGTTACATCAGAAAGAGTTTTACTATTGGAAGAAGCTGAACAGTTAGTCAGCATGATCTTACAATCGGATATTGCCGAATATTATCGGGAATGTTTATATAATGTTAAAAACAATGCGGAGACACAAAGGAAGGTCCGTGAATTTGTCGACATGAAGGAGCGCTATGAAGAGGTCCAGCGCTTCGGAAAATACCACCCTGACTACAAGGAAATCATGGGCAAAATCAGAATTGTCAAAAGAGAGCTTGATATGGATGAGTCAATTGCCGAATTCAAGAAAGCGGAAAATGACTTGCAAAGCCTCCTTGACGAAGTGAGTGTCATCATAGGCAGATCCGTTTCCGACAGCGTAAAAGTGCCAACCGGCAACCCATTTTTTGAAAGTTCATGCGGTGGAGGCTGCGGCAGCGGAGGAAGCTGTGGATGCTCAGCGTAA
- a CDS encoding YlbG family protein encodes MIGQRQGIIVWLYSLKQAKMLRRFGNVHFVSKRLKYAVIYCNLEEAEGLMEKIKSYSFVKKVEPSYKPFLKMEFENSSPDKAKEYDYKMGI; translated from the coding sequence ATGATAGGACAGAGGCAGGGAATCATCGTCTGGCTGTATTCTTTGAAGCAGGCCAAGATGCTCAGAAGATTTGGAAATGTTCATTTTGTCTCAAAAAGACTGAAATATGCCGTAATTTATTGCAATCTTGAAGAGGCAGAAGGACTTATGGAAAAGATCAAGTCCTATTCGTTTGTAAAAAAGGTGGAACCTTCTTATAAACCATTCTTAAAGATGGAATTCGAAAACTCTTCCCCTGACAAGGCAAAAGAATACGACTATAAGATGGGAATATAG
- a CDS encoding DUF7147 family protein — protein MIQRFIELGEGYSDLYELVEMARANQHRLMHLMAIHTKINGKDVSSLIIVLKPTNPGSFQALYICREGIPNPHVLNNKRFDMFRELAEELDKTIIEFDAKPSTMFPEKELYYQHLIGILRLNHYIPPLQ, from the coding sequence GTGATTCAACGTTTTATCGAGCTTGGAGAAGGCTATTCGGACCTGTACGAATTGGTCGAGATGGCAAGGGCAAATCAACACCGATTGATGCACTTAATGGCCATCCACACAAAAATAAATGGCAAAGATGTCAGTTCTCTAATTATTGTACTTAAGCCGACAAACCCAGGTAGCTTTCAGGCATTATACATCTGCAGAGAGGGAATTCCAAACCCTCATGTACTAAATAACAAACGCTTTGATATGTTCAGAGAGCTGGCTGAAGAACTGGACAAAACCATTATTGAATTCGATGCAAAACCATCGACAATGTTCCCCGAAAAAGAATTGTACTATCAGCATTTAATTGGAATCTTAAGATTAAACCATTACATTCCACCACTGCAATAG
- the rsmD gene encoding 16S rRNA (guanine(966)-N(2))-methyltransferase RsmD, giving the protein MRVVSGELKGRALKAVPGTSTRPTTDKVKEALFNMIGPYFTGGLGLDLFAGSGGLGIEALSRGLDQVIFVDREGKAIHVINENLKSCDLEGKAEVYRNDAVRALKAIQKRGLVFDYIFLDPPYKKQQLVKLLEMIENEGLIHQEGLIICEHASDFSLPEKIGKLAQTRNEKYGIIGITLFNVDGNNEGEV; this is encoded by the coding sequence ATGAGAGTTGTATCAGGTGAATTAAAGGGCCGTGCTTTAAAGGCGGTACCTGGGACGTCTACAAGACCTACCACTGATAAAGTGAAGGAAGCATTGTTTAATATGATCGGTCCTTACTTTACAGGAGGTCTGGGACTGGATTTGTTTGCAGGAAGCGGAGGCCTGGGAATCGAGGCTCTTAGCAGAGGGCTGGATCAGGTGATTTTTGTTGACCGTGAAGGAAAGGCCATACATGTTATAAATGAGAACCTTAAATCATGCGATTTGGAAGGGAAAGCAGAAGTATACAGGAATGATGCTGTCAGGGCGTTAAAGGCTATTCAAAAAAGAGGCCTGGTCTTCGATTATATTTTTCTGGATCCTCCTTACAAAAAACAGCAGCTGGTTAAGCTGTTGGAAATGATTGAAAACGAGGGGCTTATCCATCAAGAGGGATTGATAATCTGCGAGCATGCTTCAGATTTCAGTCTGCCTGAAAAAATAGGGAAACTTGCACAAACCAGAAATGAAAAATATGGTATTATCGGAATAACTCTTTTTAACGTTGATGGAAACAATGAGGGGGAAGTTTAA
- the coaD gene encoding pantetheine-phosphate adenylyltransferase encodes MARVAVCPGSFDPITYGHLDIITRAAKVFDELYVVVLNNSSKKPLFSVEERIDLIDQVTKNIPNVKVDSFQGLLVDYAESVNANAIIRGLRAVSDFEYEMQITSMNRVLSDKIETFFIMTNNQYSFLSSSIVKEVAKYDGKISELVPREVEEALLKKFNEEEK; translated from the coding sequence GTGGCTAGAGTTGCTGTTTGTCCAGGCAGTTTCGACCCAATTACATACGGTCATTTAGATATTATTACAAGAGCAGCGAAAGTCTTCGATGAGCTTTATGTAGTCGTTTTGAATAACTCATCAAAAAAACCGCTGTTTTCAGTAGAAGAAAGAATTGACCTCATCGATCAGGTCACAAAGAATATCCCGAATGTAAAAGTGGATTCCTTTCAGGGCTTGCTGGTTGATTATGCTGAAAGCGTCAATGCCAACGCAATTATCAGGGGATTGAGGGCCGTTTCAGATTTTGAGTACGAAATGCAAATCACATCGATGAACAGGGTATTGAGTGATAAAATTGAAACCTTTTTCATCATGACAAACAATCAGTACTCATTTTTGAGTTCGAGTATTGTTAAAGAGGTTGCCAAGTATGACGGGAAAATCTCAGAATTGGTTCCGCGGGAAGTAGAGGAAGCTTTACTGAAAAAATTCAATGAAGAAGAAAAATAA
- the ylbJ gene encoding sporulation integral membrane protein YlbJ, giving the protein MLKSRLKTLFLAAAVTLMAVSLISFPQQSFDASIRGLNMWWEIVFPSLLPFFIVSEMLIGFGVVRFIGVLLEPLMRPLFKVPGVGGFVWAMGMASGFPAGAKLTARMRQEGQLTKIEAERLVSFTNSSNPLFIFGAVSVGFFYHVQLGVILALAHYLGNISVGLIMRFYGSSDEESTAKDKDRNLSIREAFAALHRTRIKDNRPIGKLLGDAVMSSIQTLLMIGGFIILFSVINKLLFHLNITGFLAEFIELLLVMLGMTDMLSLPFISGLFEITLGSQMTSQVQDATLMHQAVITSFILAFSGFSVQAQVASILAQTDIRFKPFFFARIIHGIFSAFYAFILWNPVYERFFQDGQPSNAMPVMEYLSSEGSRLAEVYSLLVTVGPLFTIGSLLIYIWILGSRIIQEK; this is encoded by the coding sequence GTGCTAAAATCCAGATTGAAAACACTATTCCTTGCAGCAGCCGTCACCTTAATGGCTGTTTCGCTCATTTCATTTCCCCAGCAATCCTTTGATGCTTCCATCAGGGGATTGAATATGTGGTGGGAAATCGTCTTTCCCTCGCTCCTTCCTTTTTTCATAGTATCAGAAATGCTAATTGGGTTCGGCGTTGTCCGTTTTATCGGTGTTCTTCTCGAGCCTTTGATGAGACCCCTTTTCAAGGTACCGGGTGTAGGAGGATTTGTCTGGGCAATGGGAATGGCCTCAGGCTTTCCGGCAGGGGCAAAGCTGACGGCCAGGATGCGCCAGGAAGGGCAGCTGACAAAAATCGAAGCAGAAAGACTAGTATCATTCACAAACTCTTCTAATCCTCTTTTCATATTCGGGGCTGTATCAGTTGGTTTTTTTTACCATGTACAGCTCGGTGTCATACTTGCTCTTGCTCATTATCTTGGCAACATTAGTGTTGGGCTTATCATGAGGTTCTATGGGAGCAGCGATGAAGAAAGTACCGCAAAGGATAAAGATAGAAATTTATCCATCAGAGAGGCATTTGCAGCCTTGCACAGAACAAGGATAAAGGACAACCGCCCAATTGGAAAGCTGCTTGGCGATGCCGTGATGTCTTCCATCCAGACCCTCTTGATGATCGGGGGCTTTATTATCCTGTTTTCTGTTATAAACAAATTATTATTTCATCTTAATATTACTGGTTTCCTCGCAGAGTTCATTGAACTTCTACTTGTAATGCTGGGAATGACTGATATGCTAAGCCTTCCATTTATTTCAGGACTATTCGAAATCACACTTGGAAGTCAAATGACCAGTCAGGTCCAGGATGCCACATTAATGCATCAGGCTGTCATAACCAGCTTCATTCTTGCGTTCAGCGGTTTTAGTGTACAGGCACAGGTTGCGAGTATTCTTGCTCAGACAGACATCCGTTTCAAGCCTTTCTTCTTTGCAAGAATCATTCATGGGATATTTTCTGCTTTCTATGCTTTCATCCTTTGGAATCCAGTTTATGAACGTTTTTTCCAGGATGGCCAGCCATCAAATGCCATGCCGGTAATGGAATACCTTTCTTCGGAAGGAAGCCGCCTGGCAGAGGTTTACAGCTTGTTAGTTACAGTGGGGCCATTGTTTACGATTGGCAGCTTGCTCATTTATATCTGGATATTGGGAAGCCGGATCATACAAGAAAAATAA
- a CDS encoding patatin-like phospholipase family protein: MGLREEKALASPKIGLALGSGGARGFAHLGVIKVLREEGIPIDLIAGSSMGALVASFYGAGLDVDRLYKLSRVFKRKYYLDFTVPKMGFIAGKRVKELIRIFTHGKMIEELDIPIGIVATDLMSGEKVVFKQGPVAEAVRASIAIPGIFVPEKLDGRLFVDGGVVDRIPVSVAKEMGADIVIAVDVSSVKINEDVTSIFDVIMQSIDIMQMELVANREVASDVMLRPPVEMYNSKAFTNIEEIIAIGEEEAKKHINKIKKCIGQWKEQQTE, encoded by the coding sequence ATGGGTTTAAGGGAGGAAAAAGCTTTGGCAAGTCCAAAGATCGGTTTAGCTCTGGGTTCAGGTGGAGCAAGAGGATTTGCCCATCTGGGTGTCATAAAGGTTCTCAGGGAAGAAGGCATTCCTATTGATTTAATAGCTGGCAGCAGCATGGGGGCACTTGTGGCATCATTTTATGGTGCCGGACTTGATGTTGACCGGCTGTATAAGCTTTCTCGCGTTTTCAAAAGGAAATACTATCTTGACTTTACGGTTCCGAAGATGGGATTTATCGCCGGGAAAAGGGTAAAAGAGCTAATCAGAATTTTTACCCATGGCAAAATGATCGAGGAACTGGATATCCCGATTGGAATTGTCGCCACAGACTTAATGTCGGGAGAGAAGGTGGTTTTCAAACAAGGTCCTGTTGCAGAGGCTGTCAGGGCATCCATTGCCATACCGGGAATATTTGTACCTGAGAAGCTAGATGGCAGATTATTCGTTGATGGAGGGGTCGTTGACCGCATTCCTGTCTCTGTCGCCAAGGAGATGGGAGCAGATATCGTCATTGCAGTAGACGTTTCTAGTGTGAAAATCAATGAGGATGTTACTTCAATTTTTGATGTTATCATGCAAAGTATTGATATCATGCAAATGGAGCTTGTCGCTAATCGGGAGGTTGCTTCCGATGTGATGCTCCGGCCGCCAGTTGAAATGTACAATTCAAAAGCATTTACTAATATAGAAGAAATTATTGCGATTGGGGAAGAAGAGGCGAAGAAGCATATCAATAAGATTAAAAAATGTATCGGACAATGGAAGGAGCAGCAAACAGAATGA